The Helicoverpa armigera isolate CAAS_96S chromosome 7, ASM3070526v1, whole genome shotgun sequence genomic sequence TGGATTTATTCGGAGAAATTCTAGAAGCTATCCTGGCATGAAGTCGTGTGAGCGACGAAGCATAAAAGACGGATTTTACGATTGCGCCTTTGCAAATAACGCATTTCGcgaaaatattatttggttTCACGCCACGACACTACGTTATTAAGCGTAATGCACACATGTTCGCTACAGAATCGCTCGAATTCCCACGAAATTCGTCGACACGCGGCGATGACACGCTAGCGTTGCGTGATATCGCCAGagttttttacacaaatacaattatttttattggccaATTCCTGTttttatacactcttttgcaaaaaaagcgggcacctatacgaaatcttagttttaaggactttacgtgtatttcaaagggttttaatgattgtagtatgtttctagcatcaaaagggttagccaagcatgcgtgagagtgtattctaattttgaattttgtacaattgctatgAAATGGGTTAAATCTTGTTTTGGaataattgctggcagaaagttcgtcggtgttttgaaaagtttttgaagtgatttcgagaaaaatgataatgcagttttaattaatgattaatgtacgtTTTTGtgagatcaaaacatttttgaaaaactatgcgtatttgataagaTTTTCACCTACTCCAAATGGTCTATACTGAttattgatggcaatgttaagagtttcggtattttagtgtaaagcgttctattgtttagatattataccCACATGTtgtaaaatatcgctttttcataattaaacactatttagaggactatcagtactttgggctgcgacaaaaccaatttaaagtaagcagtgccgaacacaactcgtctcctatcggacttagacatttaaaaaataccaaattttgtgataaatgttaaaattaaccagatgaaaaatgatgaggagggttaaagctatctaataagtcaaattattgccgcgttgaagctctcgatgactccataggtatcgggttactaaatgatgatttagctgaaagggagtcaagaattctaaattattggccaaacgtatgtttcttaagaaatgagcagatagccaattattgttatgatttaagcaggaaagtgctgtagatgccagaaaatctcggtacaggcaagtttatttaataaactgtccgtgggatgaaaacacgctatttgaacgctcagactcatagatcgtcagaggtctacggagtttcccaagagacgaggttgtttaaaaatcagagattacgagaccttaagacctcgtactcacagtctatgcgctattttctgtattttgtagaatttcaagacttttaaaaatgtcaaagtctgataggagacgagttgtgttcgggactgcttactttaaattggttttgtcgcagcccaaagtactgatagtcctctaaatagtgtttaattatgaaaaagcgatattttacaACATGTGggtataatatctaaacaatagaacgctttacactaaaataccgaaactcttaacattgccatcaataaTCAGTATAGACCATTTGGAGTAGGTGAAAAtcttatcaaatacgcatagtttttcaaaaatgtttaatctCACAAAAacgtacattaatcattaattaaaactgcattatcatttttctcaaaatcacttcaaaaacttttcaaaacatcgacgaactttctgccagcaattagtccacaAACAAGGTTTatccaatttcttagcaattgtacaaaattcaaattaagaatacactctcacgcatgcttggctaacccttttgatgctagaaacatactacaatcattaaaaccctttgaaatacacgtaaagtccttaaaactaagattttgcataggtgcccgctttttttgcaaaagagtttatttcgCGAGATTTGGCTTCTGTCCAATCGAAAAGGTACGGAAACATAAGGTTCGAAAACCTAAAACGGTAGCAATGGTAAAAGCTTTTTCGTGTTTATTGTACAATTTCTATATCGAATGAACTGTGACCGTACCATAAGTTTGTCTATTGTTGTTAAAGTCACATTGTAGCAAACTGTTTGGCATGAAAGTATTGGTAACCTTCTTGCCAAGTTTGTACCATAATGTGATATAGTAGGTGATTACGCATTCCCATTGTGGTGCAGCGAAAAAGTGTGCATCGCCCTTTACAATATCAAATGGTGATTCTACTTTATCGCCTTGGCAGTCTGCCTGTGGAGATATAAAGTCTAAATGTCGGTCTCATAACTTTTCTCATGGTGTTAAGCTGAGGaaagaaaatcttttattatttaagtttatacaAGTTATgttaaacaagttatttttcattttaaatccTGTTGGCTGCGGATgcagtgtaataattttgaaaatgttatttcacATATGTAGATACAAGCAAAGCCTATATTTACATTGCAAATAGGAACTACACATAGTTGGTCTAATCCACACAATATATCATTCCAAACACAAATAACCAATTTGATgaggaaattatataaaactgaaCACATGAATTACGTGAAAAAGAGTGGAATGTTCAATGTAGTTAGGTAGTTTCTGTGGAGTATGGTCGTTCATAAAATTGACCGTCAGATCGGTAATTACCTCACTTTGATCGATGGTCGTATCTATTCTCGCAGTATTTTTCTTATAGAAACTCCAAAAATTTACTCATTCTCGAAATAATATTCCAATGTTTTCAAGCAAGCATGAAAGTATATGGCtaggtttattttatatttatgtccCTCAGGCGTTGGCTATACATCTTTGAAGTCCGTAATCGTTAACATCAGGTCTCTTTTggcagttttaaaaatatggtaAGGTTTAAGTGAGGACCATTATTTTTACCCAACAACTAGCACTATCGTTTAATGTTATATGTAGATGATTTTGTTTATGGGTACTGGAGCAACGCCCCGGATTTCATGAAGAATGTTTAACAGCTTTTAAGGATCGTGATCGTGGAAACAATATGAATGTGTGTGTCTCACAGATTCTTGTCGATACTTGTGGGGAAAAAGCGAATGTTTCCTGCCTTAGAGTGATGTAGTGGTTAAGGGGAGATTTCGGTGTATGCTGTAATCTATTTCAGCGCCATTTAACATCCTTCAAACTTTTTTcacattatatttaatatttttttattcatagcaGTTTGAAAGTGACGAGTCCGAATGTTATACCTATGCGCTAATTTCGATCAAAAACGTTAAATAAATCACTATTTGTCCGGAAATCAATGTGGTCTGATTCAGATAAACGCTCAATAACTATTATTATGCTATTTTGAAACCACAAATAATTGTGGTCAATGTATTTGGGACTATCATCATTATGTAGTTAAatatcagttttgttttaaactctCGCTAATTGGGCTGATTTAATATGAACACGCTTATCTATTCCATAATCCACACTATGAATTGCGTTTCGAAATTTTGTTGTTCTAAAGATCACAAACTAAgtgaattatgtttttgtttttacctaGTAATTACAAACTTAAATATGTACACTAAATTTagaaacttaaactactttactaagtataaaaatactatacACAAAACATTAGGTGAATTAGGTTTTTTAGTGGAATCGATGCTTGTCCTTTTTTTAAAAACCAATACATTATTTATCCCCCACTTATTTACCACGATTATTTCACGCCTTATCTTCAAGTTCATTAACATCTGATTCGATTTTCGCTAAAGAGTTTTCTCTAAAATCATGCTCCTCATACAGTAAATTATCATCAAACGTAAAAATATCAGCGACTTCACGCTCCGTATCACAGCTCTAGATTACAGAGCTTAAGATTCCAGCTTCACAAAAATCCAAAGATTTATAGGTCCCCAGCGGCAAACCCAATAGCTTTTATGAGATTTGAGCGTAGTCCAacgtaaaatattatgacaaattGACAGTTTTCTAGATAAATTGCATCAACTTTATAAACAACGACCGTTATTGGGAAAACTATTTAATAACATGAGATATAATGCAATTGTTAGATCGAATCTTTCCTACAAATCTATGTTACGTTGTATAGTTATTGTCAATAGGAAGAATCCTGATAAGATTTGTCTTGAACTTCTAGTAGAACTGTCTACAGCTAGACGAATAAACTTCATCCACACTAGGCAAGTACTTAGGAGTGGTCTTAGGAGACTTGAAAGTAACGTGAATTTGTTCTCAACTCGCCTAGCGTGGAAGCAAGCATCTCGAGCACGTTATCATTGTGGATGCCTAGTTGCTATAAACTGTGACTTTATTCTGTTTAATGACAAGTATTTGGTATTTTCATTGATGACACGATTAGGATTTTTGGTTTTCTGGCTGTTTCCCGCAAATAGTAGAAATATCCTTTTTCAGGATCTATCTGTGTACTTTTATTTGGAATTGGTTCAATATTTTCGCattcaaaaattttacattCAAATTGCATAAGTTCGGTGATGTTGGGACttaacatattaatttatttttgtactttgcTCACGAACATTATGAAAACCTAGAACTTACTTGCATAGTTCGTCATAACAGCAATTTCTAACAACAGCTACAAACTAGCAGACCATAATTTTTGACTTTACAACGGTTTCTTTACAACGTGAGGTTCTGACTTAGTGACATCCATAACCTTACACTGAATGCGTCATACAGCCAAACCGTGTCTCTAAAGACTGTCGTATTCGTAAAACGTTTCATTCCACGGTATTGTGTTAGGTCAGCTACCGCAGTAATCCCTAAATTAATTTACCCTGAAGCAATAGGAACGCTAATTACCTCGGCGACGCTTTGCGACATTTAGCTCTAAGTGTTAACCGAAGGTGCTTCACTAGTGTGACGTGGAATGTGTATCTGAATATATTAGGTACGGTTTTTCTTTTTGAAGGCATTTGTGGCCAGTTTTTTATTCAGTTAGGTACTGGTTGTCGTGTGTTAGAACTTTTTGAAAAGAAAGCAATTTAAGGATTATTTACTAGGTAGGTTGTTTTCTTTATTGTGaatcttttttctttcattaattattttcaatgtcTGTCTGTAAGCTAAAGGAAAATCTAGAAATTGTTGAAACAATTCTGTGAAAACcgggaattaaataaatagttaataaaaacagaattttaGTGTTTGAAATAGTATAGAAAAAAGGTGGACTTTAAAATGATTCATTCAAAAAGAATTATCATAATACGGGTTTGTTAAAATGTCTGCATAAGGTAACTGTGTCAGCGAAAGATTGTGCAAAGACCGACCGACCATTGGATAACCGCATGCGATGGAATTTAAGCTTAAAATTACGCATGAATGAGTGTAGGTTTTAAAAGTAGTTCGTAAAATAAAAGCCTCTTTTTGGACGATATAGTAAACTGTAATCGAACTACATACGTTTATTCCACAAGTTTCATGAAATCGTGACATTTTTGTCCTTTGGAAAAGTCTGAAAAAAATGGGCAATAGCGGCAagcaatttttaattataagttatggtttggttttaaaatacgcatgtaaaacattaaaatacgaAGGCGTCCTAAATAAAGAATATCGATGACTGTCTCATTTTACAcggtgtcatcatcatctttcgagccttttcccaactatgttggggttgactTCCacactgtaggtacctaaaattcGGTTCTATTTTTTGTATCACAAAACCAGATTTCACTCTGACTTAAAACCTCATCTAAATTAATACGATCCTTAAAAATCATCACACGTACACCAAAACAGAGTAAAAGAACTAATAAAAAAGTGTACAGTTTTTTATTCAAGCCGCGTTcccaataaaaatatgaaaaccaaAACAAAGGTCACCACGGAGGCCAGACACGTTGTCGCCAAGTGCGGCATTAAGTTTGGCCGAAAGGAGGATATTATCGCAACAATATAATGGAACTTATTTCGTGgcactttttattgtttatcgCAGATTTATTGGTGGctggaaattaattttaaatgtggaaCTGTTCTTTTTTAACAATGGCTGTTTAAATTTTGCGCGATATTCCTTTTTCGAATtgataaaaaactaatttagtGAAATCGAttctaagatatttatttttgcttgagACTATAGAATTCACCCAGGAGTTACGATTTAGTACACTGTAGTTAAGTATTACTGTACTACGAAAACTACTAAGTACTATTTAGGCCACAAACCTCATAATGCTAAATAAATTTTCTCAACGGGTCGAGTTCCCAAACACATATTACGTAAGTAAGGTCTAGTCAAACTTGATAGGACTgctttcatttcaataattaaaaccgGGGCACTTTGCCGTATTCGGGGTGGCCCTTCAAACAAAAAGCGTCTAGTAATTTGCGTTAATGAGCAAAATGAAATACGTACTAATAATGGGGaccttatttattcaaaatcgATAAGACTTCGGTCTACTGACACATAATGTATAGTCTCAATACGGTCAAAATTTTCTTTGATCTTGAGCTTTGCCAAAGGAATAGTTAATACCTAGGAATTGATATCATGACCACGTTTTCAAGTGATATATTGGGATTTTGTTACGTTAGGCtaggttattaaaaaaaatacaagttatatttttagcaGTCATCTAATAATATCCTTATGAGTTTGAGTTCATTATCCCATAATTTTAGCTGACAGTCTCAATATATAAAGTGTTGCGTACTAAATTTTTATGGTGAGAATGGTTCCacaattaataaattttaaattttatttcgtgtgaaaattaaatcaacataattatttcaaactatgtttatgattttttttttatttttaaataattaaaattttttagAGAGCAAATTTACGATATTTAACCTTATAACACTCTTTGAACCCAAATTCTTAAAAGAAACAACATCCAAAGGTCCAGTTGTCATACCTTAGCGCTTTTTATGTGAAAACATCAGGGTCCCAATGACCTTTCAAGTCGTCGTAATGAaggttttttattgtgtttgcgTTGTTTGGCACTAGAAGTCAAGTCCTGGTATTTACAGTCCGAGCTCTTGACTGAGGCTAATAAAGTTCCTCCACCAGGATTTCAATTTGAACTTaaaagtacctaggtatgtattttgtttttagtattgGGAAGTCTGAAgcttataagtaaaatattatgaatgtttgaattgtaaataaaacacatttatcaTTATTCTAGTCAAAAGTTAATTTCAAATGTCAAAAGTTAATTCGAAACTTTTTTATCTTTCTTAGTTTATTATAgagttttcattgttttaatgtCATTTTATCTCTGCAAAGGTCAATATAGTAGGTAAAGTTATTTCATTCTTCAACAAATAGCAAAAGCAAACAGTGTTAGACATTATTTCATTACATATTATACAACCTTTTTCCTTGTAAATAAACACACTTTTCCTATATATATTCCATTCAAGAGGATCCCTTCATTCTATAAAAAGGTCGGTATAAATAGTTTCTCACAAGCCAATGTGTTGTAGATACAAAAAGGAGTACTCACTATTTTATAGGCCCGTCCCACTTTTCTATCAGATGGATCAATCTACTTAGCATTAACTTCCTAATATATCTCGTCTcttgaacaaaaacaaatttatGGGCGCTAGTAAAATTTCGCTTCGAGACCCCTTTTTCCTTATTGGTGTAGGGTGTGTAGAGCCAAGTTAGTAAAATATCAAATACCTAATATTCGCATTGTTTGAACTTTATTTTgctatctttgtttttttttatacttgacTAATAAAgccaataaatatattctacaCAACAATAAACATGCAAGAAAACCTAAGCAAAACGTTAAAAGGTCCTCTTCCCTTAGCACAACACACTATTTCCTTCAGGAAATTGACATACTACTCGCCACCAATCTGAGGAAAAGTTtctattagaaaaatatatatttttatctcaagGAAAAGATTCCTTGTCTTGTCACGCACGCTCCACGTAcgatcttttatttttcctctCTCAAAAGTATGAAGAATTCTTCTaccataaaatgttttaaagtcgCGTGAAACTGGGGGACTCAGTCCCTCGGGTGCTTCACAAATTACTTCGAACAGTATTTGATTCTGACGGGAAAATAGCCTTTTCTTTTTTTCCGCGTACGGTCTTATATCAACACATCTGAAAAAGCACAATGTAATTAACTATATCTTGAGTCTCAAAAcataattgaatttgaatatctCGGGATCTAAATAGcttcaaagaaattatttagtACCCGGCTAAACCTGTACATTCcttatagtttaaaatatttagaaatgtaaCTAAATCAGATTTTTTGTCATTGTTTCAGGTAAATTATGAAGAAAGATATAGAACTGAAAGAGATAAAGAAACACAAAGCTACACTCTTATGATGGTGGCGCACCTCAAGCCCGCATCCACAAGTTAAGAAGAAACAGGACTTGCGTTACCAAAAAGCCAAGAAAGTCTGAAGACAGTGCACATCATATGATCTAAATGCCTTATTTAAGAGAAGAGTGCGCTGCCTTAAGGCGCCGACTATGTTTGACTCGACCAAGGGCGCACTACTCGTAGCGCCCTCTTTGTCCAACAGCTCGTGTTGGCTGAATGGCAAGGGCTGGCCTTCCACGTTCCCAGCACCAGCtgatattttaaaagcattctTCATATTCGCACTTTCTATGTCAATTGTTTTTGGGAACTTGGTTCTGATCTGCGTTTTGAATAACAGGAGGTATATCAAGTATATTGATAACCAGGTacgtatttgtatatttttagagcTCAAGCTCCTTTTTTACACTCACTAATAAATTACGcttttgaatataatttgcTGTCATAATTTTCATTGGAGTGACTTCTTAATTTTCGAACCgccaattataataaaatcgcgattgtGTTTAAATAATTGCCTGTCAGATAATAACAATGTTAAGCTTCTGAATAATGGTGGAATATTACTAGGTTCTACCTAAGTTATTTGGCATCATAAGACATCTTTCTTGGTCATTAATTCCCAATGATAGTTCTCaacgaaaataatttatgtggTGCCATATTTTACAGCCCAGATACTTACTGACCTCGCTCGCATTGAACGATTTATTCACGGGAATCTTGATAGCCCCAGTGGCTCTCCTGCCGGCTTTGTACAAGTGCTGGCCATACGGAGAGATATTCTGTCAAATACAGGTGAGTTACTTATCCAATGAAATTGGTTTCCTTGTTCTCTACTCACATACTTtcctttcaatttcattttagaTGTAACTTATAATATACTTCtcttaataacaaaatatggtgagcaaaatgttgtttcaaaaGACTTGCAATGCACCTAATAAGCATAAACGAAATGAGTACACTAAAATTAGTTTGCCATCAAAATTTTGCAAGAGTTTCTTAATTTAGTTAGAGCTAGGCGGAGTTACGAGGTCCTTGCGAAACTTTGTTTAAACAAGAGATGAAGAGAAAATGAGTAAAGTTCCTtcgaagaaaaaaaactttgcattacGCTAAACAAAGTTAAATGGTAATCGGGTGTCAGGGATACATTATTTAATACTGCTTgtgatgaaataaatgaaagctGACGAAGTTCTGAACGCTTAAATTAGAAACTCTAAAAAATATAGAAGCAACACAAAAGTATGAAGCAAGACGTTTACTAAAGAGATCGATCTGAAGACCCTTTATGCTAACAATACAAAGTTTGTAAAGGGGTAATTGTTGACGTTCCGAAGAAGCGGCGATCCGCGAACAATAAAATTGCTAAAACTTCTATGAAAGCACATAATGCGGCATCAGCTAATGGTTTATAGTGACCAAGCACAAAGTAAAAATGAAGTTTAAGCTTTGTAAGTTGCTAGACGCTTGCTGACTTGTTATTTATTCCTTTTACGAAGTGGCCCTTTTGTTTCGCAGATCGAGGTTTAGACGTCCATGGTTCCTCGTTTATACCGTGACTTGTTTCTTAATTCTATTTGTAGGTATTAAAACAATGTTGTTTATTTCAGGCTCTCCTGCGTGGAGCAGTGAGTCAACAAAGTGCGGTTATATTGGTCTGCATGGCTATCGACAGATATTTGTATTTGTTGCACCCGGACACCTATCACAAACATTCGAGTAAAAAAGTGAGTGGGCTTTcgttataaaattgtttatttgtcaaATAGTTGCGCTGCTCtccatttttgtttttcagtcaAGTTATATTGTTAGATGGATTTTTTTTAGTTGCTTGTTGGTTATTTTGTGGTCAACCTATTACAGTTCTATAGTTTCTTGACAGGATTGCTTAACGCATAAGGCTggtttaaattctttatttgtttattttccaaCTTTACTTTCGAGAGTCGTGGACACAATAATCTCACACAAtctttcttaagaaatctctgTTTGAGCGGCTTAGGAAGTTGTCGGGACAAAACTTATGTACTTAGGTGCAAAGGGTAGTCAAGTACGTGTTTAAAATTAACTCTTTCCTGCTTCGAAAgcgttttgtataatttattaggCTTATGTAAAAACTTTAAGTGTTTTGTGAGGAACAATGGAGCTGGCTTTGGAGATTTGCTTGTAAGCCTACCTACGTTTTTTATGCAGTTGGGATTAAAGTGGGGGATGCCTATACTCTATAATATGAGTTGGCAATGTAAAGATAAACAACATTGATAGGCATGACTTTTTATGCTAaaattttgtgtaaaaataatacGTGGCTAAAACTAGATGTAAATGAATAGGTTGCACAGTAACAAAAGTTATgcattgaatcattattttaagtagtagTGCATTTGACAAATATATAAGTatccgacttctcaaaaaggagaTGGTTCTTAAAATCAAatgccttatttatttcttattttgttgACGTAAATTAGGGTCTAGGGATCACTAGACTATATAAAACATGTTGACTGACAGGTCAATTTGTATTGTTATTACAAGAGTAATTCAAGGTCACCTTTGCCATTTTatactcatatttttttgtttggaatGGAAATTCATATCCAAATACTTGTTATTAGAGTTCCTAAGAGAACTAAGCTTCATTATCAAAGTGTCTTGAATCGAGTAAATTtaactaaacaaatattttattaaaatgtggtTATATTTTACGAAAACATGAAACATACATGTGATACAAGAGGAAAAGCTTAGGTATAAGAATATTCGTCTACCCTGCTTTCAGCGGACGAGAAACGTGACTGAAATGGCTATGAAAAATAGGCCAGTCCTCTGGTCATACGAGTAGTGTGCGACATATAACTTAAATTGTACTTCTTATTTTATAGAAGTTGCATTTTCAAGCACACTCGTTGCAAAAATATCGACTacatactataaaatatatgtctCATTCAAGTGCATTGAAAACGAATGCTTGACTTTGCCTGACGtgctggtattttttttatgatccGACATTTTTACATCGGTGTGACAATAAATTCTTGTAGTATCAATATTTCTCAGTGTGAGAGGATGCCTGTGACCAGCCtgcagtgggactataaaaaggctTATGATGATAAAGATGAACAGTTGTTAGAATTTTTCTTCTAAAACTCTTCTTTTGTTTCTGTGTACACAGGGCTGCGTTCTTGTGATAAGCATAACTTGGATACTATCAGTTTCGCTGTTCGCTATCATGGTGCTACCGAGGTCTGGTTACTACTTCAACTCAACGGGGCTCATGGCGTGCGATGTCTTCCATAGCAGAGTTGCTTTCAggtaattctttatttttcaaacattttagcCATACCTGATAAGTGGACTGAATCAGgagatgataaaaataaaaaaataataatcaacttTTGGAATTACCATACTTAAACTACTGTTTATAATCCTCATAATTTTAACTTTGTccatttgacatatttttttttctaattaaattaaaaaaaatgcgtcTTATGTGACATTTCATGAGAACATAATCTGTAAAGTCCtacttaaattaaacttttataacCCACTTAAAACACCATGTCCTATTTTTCTCTACTAGGATATTATCATGCTGCGCCTACTACTTCCCTACTACAATGGCGTTGATGTACTGTTACGGCTCTGGGTTCCACGTCAGCAAGACCAGGGGGAAATTCGACCCAGAACCTCTGAGACCCAACGGAGTGCCTGTACCGTGTGCGAAGACTTCGCACGGTGAACATGAAGTGGtggtaagaaatatttttttatatcggggacagtacctatacctacacgTATTCCTAAAATAAGACTTTCATAGGTTGTGCACATAAATGTACAAAAGTAGAAATCTCTTATTGAAGATATCTTTCTGAATCTCAAGATAACGTAAACAGTTGTCACAATGTTTAACTTCTAATTCTTCGCAGAAATTCAAAAGCAAATAATTTCTATGACATCAAATATGAATATCCCTAAACAGGTCACGTAGCGTACATTCATCATTTACAAGTGTACCTTGGTTAGCATATCAGCAATACATCTCCTTACAAATAAGATTAAATACAATAAGCATTCGTTACACAGATAAAGTTACTTTTATAAATCaagatgataaataaaatctcGCTCACGGTGTAATTGTATCAGACGGAATAAAATTATCCCCCGTGCTTCATTCTTTCCTATCTTTTTCAAAAACTTCGTTACCAATGTACGGGAGTTTTGATATATTGTCTTCCTTTTTAAGTACGCCTGACGCTTCCTCGACTTCATTGATTTAAGTGGCGCGCTCGCGTGTAGATTCTATTATAGCGAATGCAACATTAGTCTTGCAATCAAGGCAACAagttgataaattaaattaaattatcaagtaAGAAATTgattcaaactattattttaatataacatcaaaacatatttttaatatactcAAAAAACGTGTTACGTTTCATGATATGTACCTTGATATAAGCCTTCAGTGAGGTAGACTTCAGTTGGTAAATATGGCAAGACTCGTTAGCCCTAACCATTGAAATACTCACTAACCCAACGATCTATCGCAATGTAATGACATTCCACATCAATTGTACTACAACAGTCTCCCTTAACCCCGTCCATTCAGCTGCAAACATTATTATGGTACATGTTGATAATATAATTCTCTTTGCTACAGATTCAAGCCCCAGTAAGGCCACACAGCGTGAGCACGTCACGTACTATGGCTGCGATGTCATTAGGTTTCATCGTTATGGTCACTCCGGCCACTATTCAGGAAGTAGTTGCGGCTTGTACCGGCTGCAAGGTATGGATTTCTGCTTTGATATTGTTGGGGGCTAATGTCATTTTTAGTAGGTTACCAGTTTGGTGAGCTGCCCTCTGTATTCAATGTGGTGTGTTATTCATTGAAACAGTTTTCAGTATCTAGGTTTGAGTTTGAATGTATGTTACTCTTATTACCAATAAAGATTACTATGTTGGGATTGGATAACTAGGCGTGTAGTTGAAATACTTTATAAATCAAAAACTTAGTCGGCACCATTTCCGCAATTATATCTCAC encodes the following:
- the LOC110377506 gene encoding trace amine-associated receptor 1, which translates into the protein MFDSTKGALLVAPSLSNSSCWLNGKGWPSTFPAPADILKAFFIFALSMSIVFGNLVLICVLNNRRYIKYIDNQPRYLLTSLALNDLFTGILIAPVALLPALYKCWPYGEIFCQIQALLRGAVSQQSAVILVCMAIDRYLYLLHPDTYHKHSSKKGCVLVISITWILSVSLFAIMVLPRSGYYFNSTGLMACDVFHSRVAFRILSCCAYYFPTTMALMYCYGSGFHVSKTRGKFDPEPLRPNGVPVPCAKTSHGEHEVVIQAPVRPHSVSTSRTMAAMSLGFIVMVTPATIQEVVAACTGCKVPPSLDFIVTWLALSNSFWNPFLYWLLNSHFRRISHELLQYYVCCRRSKSFPSYEKPTTGCCGSPVTSDGLHSKGEFEGLGEKYWGEILERTVSSSSLHAIQKACHRDPLRCTGSFKGCSSSTCKQDPRFFDGYGPTDYRQLDRSAFQIESCSRQCRLKNSDMCLFRPSPGLECGRSRSNLSLDEGNFNKTCNGRHPEL